Below is a window of Drosophila willistoni isolate 14030-0811.24 chromosome XR unlocalized genomic scaffold, UCI_dwil_1.1 Seg144, whole genome shotgun sequence DNA.
acgaccaacaacaacaacaacaacaactcgcttaagctgctgctgcttcttcttctcttcAGTTATCTCTTTGGTTATCACTCCTGTCTGtcctctttgtctctctctctcctctcaCTCTCCTTCTCTTCTACTCGTTGAGTTCATATTTACTTCTGTAAGCACTTTTCGGCCTGATTCCACAGCCAATAAATGAAGTTCCATATGAATTAACAATGCTTGATTTTGGGCCTTTatttattgtatgtacatacatatgtaagaaCACACaggtgggtgtgtgtgtgtatgcgtagAGTCAACCCACTGCAGGCAGAGAtcctttatatatgtacatattcatatgtattatataaattatgcaatttATATAAGCTGCATATTTAATGCAGGTCATAAATTGTACATCCACCTCTCATTCACTTCCCCGAACAAGTGAATCGCACATTACTGAGTGCACTGCAGAAACATAAGTTCTACACCGATTGGACACAAGGACTTTTCTATTCCAGATCTTTAATTtcttaatataatatataattttttcaacaacTGTCAGTTCAGATTTTTACTTTGGAACCAAAAACCGTATGGGTTACCTTGTTAAAACGATCTACAAATTCACAGCCTTCTATTAATATCAAGGGGTTGGAAATTTATTTCTGAATAAATCTTTCCTTCCTTGTGAATCTCAATTTCCGATCAAAGTAACCCATGAAATTTGTTTAGCTCCAGTTTTTATATCCGAGTAGGCCTTTCTTTCGGATTTGTTTTCCTGTGAAATTTGGATTCTATTTATTTCAGTATAGCATCGGTTTTTACCAAGTTAACACCTTTGTAGTctctcatatatatatatatatatatatacgaaatacagtataatattatatatatttttaaattaaataatttttttgttttttcttggcATGGATCAAGTCAAGGAAGAAGAAGGACAACAAGACCGACAGGAAGTAATAGACGAAAATCTCCCAAAATTGGTAGGGGATCTGCTTAACATGGAACCTGTAAAGGAGGAACGCGATGCTGCCTTTCAAGAGTGCCTGGAAAGTGCCAAACAAGACCTGAAGAAGGACCCTCAATTTCTAGAGAGCGAGGAGGAATGCGTTACCAGGAATTTTTATCACTTTCTTGCGCGTTACAAGGCCGAACGTCTGCATGAGTTTGGCGTGACCTTTGACAAACTGGCCCACATGATGTTAAAGAATCCGATGTTTATAGATCACGGGCAGATGAACTTCAAGTGGCGTATCCTCGACTTTATGCTATCGGTGAACTTCGAGGCTTTTCGCAACGTCAAACAAAACAGCAGTGAAATGGAGAAGCAACGAAAATTTATGTTGGGCAAAATTGATGAAATCATCAGTTCATCGTTATCGGAGGACTCAGAATCATCATATTCATTTTATGATGAAAGCATTCTGgagaaattcaaaatttccCCTATATGCCTTATGTCAGATAGCAACGACTCCGCCCGGGAGTCTTCCTCTTCGACTAGTTCATTAACTCTAAAAGTGAACAAGCTTCCCGAGGATATGAGCGGATCTGTCGTGCCAATGAATTTTAACTTTTGGAAGGAATACGCTGAATATTTGGAGAGCCGTCCATGCCCTACTGACTGCCGCTTATTGTACGAGTACATTTGCATGTTCTTTGCTCCGCAGAATTGGATACATTTTCAAGTCATCGATCATGAGGTACTCTTTCGCAAGCCCTTTGAATGTCATATGCCACACATTAATCTATTGGAACCTCTGAAGGATATGCAAATGGTACAAAAGCTAATAGATAAATATGCCTGTCCATGGAGGGTtattacaaattattttaGCACTTTGACTTGTCTGTTTGAGGCAATGCATCGATTGCTAAAACCAGTTATggaatttctaattttttggGGTGAACGCGTTACCAAAGAAGCCAACGAGGAGTCTCCATCAATTTCTTGCTTCATCGAGATGACTGTGCAACCTTTTCGAAGATTGCGTCTGATGGGACAATTATGCCAGGACACCTGTATTTTGAATACCGACTGCACCACAAAACATGAGAGAAGTTTTCATATCATAGCCACATTAATATCGGCTACAAAACATTCTCGTTTATATTGGGATAAAAGTGGTTCTGCTGCCCTCCTACTATCCAGCCTAAAAAGCTATTGCCAATTTATGGCCAACATGTATCGTTTGGGTGAATTTGAGGACTACCTTAAAGAGTTTATAGCTGAATGTGTCGTAATCGATGGCATTTCGGACTACAGAATGAGGATTATGAAAGACATGACGGCGGACATTGCGAAAAATTGTGAATTCTATCAAATACTTAAAAAGCATATTCAAAATTCGTCCAAAGCAGTGTCATTTCTCTATGACAACCGACAAATGGATCTTTTTAGTCTTTTTCATAAAAATGTAATATGTTCGAGTCTGTATAATGAGGTAATTGAATCCTTCCTGCACGCACTGAAGACCTATCAAGTGATGACAGTGGACAGGGAAGTGATGTTTCCTGCTCCCGATATACTCACTCAAGCTCAGCAACTTGACGATAAGTCTCTGCGTCACCTATTCTATACATATTATAAGCAACTGGAGGGCAATTCGCACATCAATCTCCGTAATTTCAAATGCGATGAACTTCTGTCAGCCTGTAACTCTTGTTATAGGTATGTGCCATTTACTGAAATCCTCTTGACTGCCCTCGATCATACTCTCGCTCAAAGAACTCTGCTGGTCAACACCTATGCAGTTTATGTAGTGAGGATCGAGTTCTGCTTAAATGAACGTCTGGAGCATTTGCATTCAGTGTATTTACTCTTCGAGTTTGATCGGTTTTCAAGTGAATTTGGCACGTTTTTTGAATCTGTTGCGTTGGAAGATCTCAGCCGGATAATAACCTTGCACAATCACAACTTGGCCCATCTCTTTGTCCCTGTATTACCATACAAATATCTCACTTTCTTAGACCTAAAGTATAAATGCGATGAAGGACTGAATCGCATCATTACCAAGCATCATATAAAGCAACTTAATACGTTCTTTTGCTTGACTCTTCAAATTTATCACTGCAAGTGGATATTGGAGGAACTGTCCCCACTCGTTGAACAGAGCGAAGTTCGCTTGCATAAGACATTCACAGAGTTGTATGGTCTCACAATTGAAATTGTCAACCAATATGAAGAATATGTGTCGGCTCTTAAAGAAAAACATCTGAAGCTGGCGAGCAATTGTGATCAGCAAATGGACAAATGTcaaacaattgaagaaatgGCAAAGTGTCATGACGATTTTGTCTCGGGTGTAACGGATAACTTTATAATGAAATATCCCGACCGTTGCGATTTGCAAGTGATTTTCAGGATGGTGGATCTTCTCAAAGGACTTTGGGGCAATGTGCGCTGGTTGTACCCAGATAACTCCCAGAATGCAgacaacaaaattaattgtgATAAACACGAGTACGAATCAACCACATACATACAGTCCCTTCTTCCATTGGCCGTAGTCATACACGATAGTTTGGTCAAACTTAAATCAGCAAACGAGTAATAGTTAATAAACGTTCAATAGTTCTGCATAAACTTGTGACTTTAATATGAGGTAACTTTTGGGGCAAATTTAAAACCTTAATTAGCGCGTTAAATTGGTTGGCCAGTTAAGAACAAATTTTTAGGCTTTTCAAGAGTTGTCTAAtcagaaaattgtaaaatcGGAAAATCTGAACTGTCTGaatatctcttttttttagcCTGCAAACATTGtgaaaactaatttaaaacaCAGCCACGAACTGTAATTAGGCACTAATGAATTATGCCAAGccagcaacaagaacaagaagagGAAAGAAAAGTATCTAGGGGTaaccagcaccagcagcagcagcagcaccctCCTCCCACACACTCAACCCCCTATCCCATCTCCAACAACGAGCCTGGGCCATGACTAAGTCCCGCCTAACCTCCTGCTGCTGGTGCTAATCAAAAACTGCGATTCATTGCTGCCTTTTGAATGGAATGGTAGAGACacaacgcacacacacacacacacgcacttacacacacacacaaacacacataaagAGCAAAAAAGCAAATGACGTCTGTCAGTGGCAGCTTCATTCGTTCAGCCAGTGCCCCACAGGGGGGCTGCTTCCAACCATTGGTGTCAATGACTGCCGCACGCCCCACTCCCCCCACTCTTACAACTGTCCCCAACTCCAACTCCGCCCAGTATCCTCATCTCTCTGGCCAGTCCGTCCAATTCAGCCCAAAAGGTGATAATAATCAGCTGGCAGTTTTAACAAGACACACccaaaaataaggaaaaactGTCGACATCCGCCTCCATGGTAATCCATCTTCACAATGGTTGCTCTGGTCAACAGGCAGCCAGTTCGAATCCAGCTCTGGGCACTAGGCACTGCTAGGGCCTGCTtagcagtaaaaaaaaataaaagcggAAACTGGATACAAATATCTTTCAGTAGCCTGGACATGCCTTTGGCCTCTGCTGTAATTATAGTGTGTAGCTAATACGGAAGCAAATTCATGGGCGTAGCGATTTCTGTGTATTCCAGGAACTCGACGAGAGGAAAGGCAAAGATAGTGTCCTGCATTTAAGAGCTTATCCTTCTTAGGACAGAACTAAAAGCAAAAGTATTTGGGCATATTCAAACATTTAAGGACGACGCTAGGAATCTGAcgaattttaataatttgaaatataaatacatatatgtatacctagatatttgcatatattttacatatgtagatatataaatgtgtatacaaaaattacaccAACGGcggatagaaaaaaaataagcaatGTCGAATGGAATTGATTGAACTGATCATTTATGTTTTTGACGACGGagacaaataaaacaaagattAAGAATGGTATTTCAGGATTTTGCAACGTCTTTGAATGCATTCGgattactctctctctcttggcaTAAAGAGAATTGAGATAAAGTTATCCTTGATATCCTTTAACCGTAACATGCAATCGAAACCGAAAGTTTACTCGCTTAGGGGAACTAGCCAAAATCGGTTCAGGGTTTAAGACTTTGATAGATCATCTTGGTCCACCGATGTGCCTATGCTTTTCCACATTTCTCCCTTTGTACTCCCTTCACCTAGCTTTATCCTTAACACATGCCGTTGACAAGGTCCTAGTTTTGGGGGCGGGCAAAGAATAAGGTGGAGAGGGGTGGGGTAGAGGCATCAAGTGAACTGCCCAAGCCACACGCAGATACTcgtaaaacacacacacacacacacactgataCAGAAAATTCCAACTCAAACCGAAGCGggaactgaaactgaaactcaAGTGTTTTGGCATGAGTAGAGAGCAGAGAAAGACCGTAAAGCAAGTCGCATATGTGACCATGTGGCCATGTCTAAAGTACGTAAAGTTGATTCATTCATTGCAGAAATTTATATGGCCCTGATGAACAcaaacagagacacacacacacacacatgcactgACTTAGCCTGTACTTCTAGCAGTTTCATTCTAAAGATCCAAGAAACGCTTAACTCGCGTTATGACGTAGTTGCTATACCCTAGcaacatattttatatattctttaaaGTTGTTTAGACTGATGgattctaaaagaaaaacgtACTTTTATTAAGCTGAAAAGCGAATAGCATTCAAATTTAGTAATGAATTTAGTCGACAGAACGTTACTAAgattgaattttgattttcttgaCATGAAAATCGATACACACATTTACTGTTAGAGCATTGCAAATGTCGCGAATGGGAAGGATGCTGATGATGAGGCGGACGGATGACAATGCTAGCCAGAGCCAGCCCCTTGAAAACCCTAGTTGCGCACTGCTTGAGGCCTTCAGTCAAATGATTTATCCTCACAGTTGGGTTTCCCAGCCAATTAGAAAATAATGTTTGCTCTCTATATCTTTCTTGCCGCTGCCGCCTTCGGGTCCTTCACTTGGCCTTGCATtgcttttttatttgaaaatatttcacatATTATTGAGctgcctttttctttttttttgccattttggcCAACTCGGCATCGGTAGGTCGATGCTCACTGAATCGCAGGACATAAGCTTCGGCCATTTTATAGAATCTCTTGGGATCATTGCGAAATTCATTGGCCACATCAACGCGATAGGCATTCTCCGTCTGTGGATCATTAATGGTGGCTAAAAGCACCTGCAACACATGCTCAATTCTCGTCGTAGGCTTCCAGTGCTCAATCTCCAGTATGGGCAGACAAACTTGACCACGATCATTGACATTGGGATGATAGATTTTTGTGTTGAGATGCAAACGAGGTGGCTTAAATGGGTATTGCATTGGAAAATCGATCTCCAGCTTAAAGGCACCCTTATCGTAGGGTGGACTAACTGGCAGCAAGAGGGCAtaccatttatatatgttaTCCGGTTCCACTTCGAGGCATCGGAATTGAGTTAACACCGTGTGACCCATCATCTCTTTGAGTTCGTTCTGCAGGCGCTTGGGACCATCCATAATAGGTTCTTCTTTTGCCATGGTTGGACAAGTGTGTGGGTGAAATTTTAactaaaagcaaaagcaacaacacaaacagaaaaacaaaaaccaaaaaacaaaaaaagaaacattcgAAAATTCTTCACTATTGTATATATCGGTATATCAGATTTGTTTTTCCAAGTGTACTGAGAGAGCGTTCAGATACATAGAGAAAGTTGGCAAAAAATCCTTTCACATTGACATTAATCCCCGAAATAGCCGCCCTGACGACGTCGACGTCGACAGGCTCTGACAGCCAGCACATTAGGATCAAACCCAAAGAGCAGGCACAAGTAGCAGGCAACGATGGCAAAAGGATGAAAGGTTTCGCGACTAAATTCCTTCCCCCTTGGTCCATGCATCCATGTACTCCCCCTCGCCCTCGCCCTTGCCCTTGCCCTCGCATCTTTGTACTTCTTGCTCCCCCTCTATAGTCCATGGCTACTGGTTGAACTGCTGGTTAGTTGCCTGGAGCTGTGGCGATACAATTTTCCTGTTTATGTGTTTAGGCTGTGAGCCAAAAATCAGAGACATAGTCATAGACTGAAGCACAGTTCTGAATCCTCAAAAGTTGCACGAAATAACTATGTATATGCAGTAAATACACTTGAAATTATGTTGTATATTTGTGTTatagaccaaaaaaaaaatagtttcaaTCTATTTTCTATTTACTTGATGAATGAATAATCTTCTCTTTTGACTATCTTATCCATCCATTTAGTTACATTAcatttgatgaaaacctgaaTGGACGGAATATATGTGACGCACCTTTATTTTGCTATTTGGTTTCCCTTACGTTTGGATTTTGCGACCTCCCATGAATTATGCACGTGagttttcttgttgttattgttgtttttagcAAATAAACTGAGATTTCATAACCCAAAGCGACATGTGAATGACATGTCCATGTCTATATGAAGAAGGAGCATAGGGATAGGGATAAATCCCCTTATCCACTGACGTCCACTGATTTGATTCCCATTGACATTTTAGTTTTCAATTAAAGTTGGATAAATAGGTTCGCAATGGAGGAGATGAATTGGTCTTTCCACGTTCTCTTTCTTTTCAACCGTCAAATTTCTTTTGCTtcataaatatgtaaaaattatAAGATGGCATAATAAAAAGGCAGGGCGGAATACATCCTTGTTCCACTACTTATGCCACTCCATCTTATTCCCATTCCTATTCACTGCTCACTGGCTTTCATTTGAAGTTCACCTTGAATTTTAGGGCTTTGCTTTTGGTGAATTTTTGTGGGCGGCGGAAAagaacaaacaacaacaaaattaaaaaaaagaaaacaggaaaaaTTCCAGACTGTTGGCGCTCAGTCCTCAGTCTCAAAGCTCAGCTCTTGTGCGTGTATGTAATTATTTATACATACCTACTTATATTATatgtcatcatcatcttgaTCTTCATCGTCATGTAAATGAAACCaagttaaaaaacaaaatgtaagcCATATTGACCGAAAAACTAAGCACTCTTGACCTTTTTCGCTTATTGGCTggaatgaaaataaaacctaTCGATCATATTACAGAGAACTAAGCCatgattttttctttaattagcCATCACGAACTCTTGAAACATCCTTCGCCATCTAAGTGTGCCACACATAGAGACTAAAGGTAATCCCAGGTATGTTTCTGCTCGATTTCTTTCACATTAGTTACTCCCACTTGCATGTGATTTACGTTGGCACAAGTCGCATATGCCCATCTTTTCCCTAAAGCATAAGCAACATGATAGATGCTTTCGCCAAAGAAAAGAATGattcaaacaacaacaacgagaatatatgtatgtatagtatCCAGTTTGGGAAGGAAAGGCGCCTGACAACGCTGCGGGATGCAAGAATAGTGAGGGATCAGTTGGGCTACTCgactccagctccagctccagctccggCTCTGGCTCCGGTTCATTCTCAACCTCATCGTTCTcatactgctgctgctgctgtcagtAGCTTTGCTTCCACTTTGCTTATGTCGCCGCCATACTTTTAGCATAAACAGCCGGAAGCGGAAATgttgatgatgctgatgctgatgctgctaCAACCCAACCTAAACCCCCCTCtatcatatatatgtacacacactCCTCCtccatttatatgtatatcagTCGCTTTTGCGCTTTGTgtatgagtgagtgagtggcAACCCTCTTGTCTCCCCCGTTCCCGTCCTTACCGCTTTTTTGGACGAATCAGGCTGTGTGTCATTTGTTTAGCTGTCATTGCCGGCGTATTGCCGCTGACAGGCTTCTGGATTTCGGTTCCGGGGGGGGCGCAGGCATGATGGCTGGATGGGGAGGGGCAGAGAGCTTGAAGATggcgccaaaaaaaaacttcctAGCACTTTTGCTATTTCGATGAAAAATCACCCAAAAATTAGCCGTCGCCGCATTAAATCTAATCTGATCCGATTTTCTATTACCAATTGGCAGCCAGGCGGTGGCGGCGgctgcggcggcggcagcaacGGCGTGTTAAGTAGACGAGGGaaggtgggtgggtggttggcCGAATGCTAGAATGGATGTGTATTCCCTGCTGTGCGTGGAGCGagtcatgtgtgtgtgttatctCAATTTTCGCTCTGTTTCTCACTTTTCTCTAGTTCGACTTTAATCTTTTTATCGCGTTTAAACACTTTGCTCATGGCTTTTCAATGCCTTTTTCCCCATTGCCTTTTGTTTTGCCTCCTTTCATTAGCTTCCCCCAATCACAGCACCCAATCCCTATCTCATATCCCCATTTCCTTTTTCCCCACCCCCACCCCTGTCGTGGGTATCACGCAGCTAAAAAGGATGGCGCTAAAAATGCCGCGTGATGATTTGCCCTTTTTTTTCTcggttttcgttttgttgtcATCCAACCTTTTTCGCGACTTTAGGCTATCGCTTACACAGGCCTTGAGAGTTTTTGATATATGAAGCGATTAACATTAAAGGTGCCTAATTGATTTTTGGGACCGCCCAAAAACCAAGTCAACGAAAGGGAAGCGAAACGAAGCGAAGCAACGCGTAGAGATTGACCAATTCGACAAGTGTCAAGCCTATGTTAAGCTCGAATCTCAATTGGCTGCAATCGTCGCTGTCAATTTGGTTCATTAAGATTCATTTTCGCTTGTGTTTTgttcgaaaattgaaattaattatttatggTTTAACATGCCAAGTAACCGAAAATGGCCATAGACCCAACGAATACGCATGCAACAGATTATTTATGCCAAACGCGAGGAGTGACTGAAGACTAAGACTAATTCAACTGAGAGAACTTAGAGTCAACTATTCGTACAACCCTCGCAGCCCTCGAACCAATTTCAGTTGTGATGGAACCCCAAAGAACATATCAAGGAAACCAAGTCATAAATAATGTCAAGCCCATCATCTCTGCCCCAGTCCTTTCACGTATTTCCTTCGTCCTCTTACTTGCTCGCGGGCATTACTCAATATGCAGTTAGCTAGAGTCAAACGTGCTACAATTACACACAGAGCGAAAGAGAGGCGAAAGCTCAGAGGGAAGTGTAGAGAGAAgtagacagagacagagacagagaagaAGAGGAAACTGCACTCAGAGTCAAGGTGTAGAGACGGGGCCCCTTTTAACTGACTTTTTGCCATCTGTGTGGGTTAACGTCATTTGTACTTAATGACTTTTCAGCATAgtgtggttggttggttggttgtgcGTGTGTCTACCATCATTTTCTTGAGGCTTTTTCAGTTGTTCACTCATTTGCttcttgtatgtatgtatatatgtaagtagaCCCTCACGCATTCGCCCTCAAAAGTAGGCTACGTGATGCGCACTACACATACTCTAACGTGCTAGCCTGCACCTGTTGCTGTCACGTTTAATTACCAAAAACAAGCTAAATAAATTCCCCTTTTTACATTTCGTTGGCAGCAGCTAAAATAGCCACTTTGTCCGCTAAGTAACCAAATGGCCACATAGTTATAGCTCAAATTTTTTCGACTTTACTCTGAACTTGCCATCAGCTCAAGAAGGCGAAGGCGAATCCGAACTTTTCTTGTATCCAAATAAATATGCCCACTTGGCGAAAGAATAATTGGAAAAGAATAATAAATCGCCGTATTTAGCCTGAAAAGGGCATCGGTCTGGCTGCCCGCCCATCTTTGCTGAACAAGAACATTTTTATATCTCATTCTTTTGGGGTGGAAGCGGATGCAGAGAACGGGAGGGACGTGTGTGTTGGCGATTTCCAAAATCCgaaattatttcaaatattttcttttgacAGCTTaaaacgtgtgtgtgtgtgtgtgtgtgtgtgtgtgtgtttgtgtgtgtatatgtgctaTAGCGATGTTTGTCAGCTTTAAACGTGTTTTCTTCTCGTTTTCCctcgttctttttttttgtgctttttctttctttgtgggctattaataataaaagaaaaataaatctatataaaatgaaattcaataaGCGTGATTTGGATAGCCAAAcaacaggaacaacaacaaaaacaacaatggtCAAGCAACCAAACAACACTCAACCCTCGAACTGTCGAATCCTTAAATCTCCCAGCTCCAAGACCCCATTCCCTTCTATTAGGTCCACTGCCCTTCCCCTTCCCCTTCTCCTACCCGCTGCCCCACCATGGTTTAGGGTTAGCAAAATATTTAAGGCGTTGGCCCAAGGATGCCAATAAATCAAAGGGGCAAAAaaggttgtgtgtgtgtgtgtgtgtgttggcggAAGGGGGGTTCACGAATGCGCGGCATGTGTAGAATTCGCTTTTTGGatctcccacacacacacaaaggcaAGAGTCATAGAGTTATGCACACAATAAACGTTTGGCGTTTTTTCCCCCCCAAACGTCTTCTGTATACTCTTTGAAAGGGTAAATACACTTACATCTAACAAACGTAGGTGGAATTTACTTTATAAGCTTTTTTTTACATCAAACACTTTTCTTTTCACATAGACATTGATGAGTT
It encodes the following:
- the LOC6638682 gene encoding ubiquitin-conjugating enzyme E2-18 kDa — translated: MAKEEPIMDGPKRLQNELKEMMGHTVLTQFRCLEVEPDNIYKWYALLLPVSPPYDKGAFKLEIDFPMQYPFKPPRLHLNTKIYHPNVNDRGQVCLPILEIEHWKPTTRIEHVLQVLLATINDPQTENAYRVDVANEFRNDPKRFYKMAEAYVLRFSEHRPTDAELAKMAKKKKKAAQ
- the LOC6638683 gene encoding uncharacterized protein LOC6638683 — encoded protein: MDQVKEEEGQQDRQEVIDENLPKLVGDLLNMEPVKEERDAAFQECLESAKQDLKKDPQFLESEEECVTRNFYHFLARYKAERLHEFGVTFDKLAHMMLKNPMFIDHGQMNFKWRILDFMLSVNFEAFRNVKQNSSEMEKQRKFMLGKIDEIISSSLSEDSESSYSFYDESILEKFKISPICLMSDSNDSARESSSSTSSLTLKVNKLPEDMSGSVVPMNFNFWKEYAEYLESRPCPTDCRLLYEYICMFFAPQNWIHFQVIDHEVLFRKPFECHMPHINLLEPLKDMQMVQKLIDKYACPWRVITNYFSTLTCLFEAMHRLLKPVMEFLIFWGERVTKEANEESPSISCFIEMTVQPFRRLRLMGQLCQDTCILNTDCTTKHERSFHIIATLISATKHSRLYWDKSGSAALLLSSLKSYCQFMANMYRLGEFEDYLKEFIAECVVIDGISDYRMRIMKDMTADIAKNCEFYQILKKHIQNSSKAVSFLYDNRQMDLFSLFHKNVICSSLYNEVIESFLHALKTYQVMTVDREVMFPAPDILTQAQQLDDKSLRHLFYTYYKQLEGNSHINLRNFKCDELLSACNSCYRYVPFTEILLTALDHTLAQRTLLVNTYAVYVVRIEFCLNERLEHLHSVYLLFEFDRFSSEFGTFFESVALEDLSRIITLHNHNLAHLFVPVLPYKYLTFLDLKYKCDEGLNRIITKHHIKQLNTFFCLTLQIYHCKWILEELSPLVEQSEVRLHKTFTELYGLTIEIVNQYEEYVSALKEKHLKLASNCDQQMDKCQTIEEMAKCHDDFVSGVTDNFIMKYPDRCDLQVIFRMVDLLKGLWGNVRWLYPDNSQNADNKINCDKHEYESTTYIQSLLPLAVVIHDSLVKLKSANE